Proteins encoded together in one Bacteroidota bacterium window:
- a CDS encoding transketolase gives MTFQKYQSTTELEKIAYSIRKNVLISLTEAGSGHTGGSLGLTDIFTVLYFNIMNHDPENSKWEERDRLILSIGHVTPVHYATLAEAGYFPVEELLTLRKLGTRLQGHPGREHGLPGLELSAGSLGQGLSVAVGMALADKIDKKNRTTFCICGDGELQEGSIWEAAMSASHHKLNKLITIIDRNRVQIDGKTEDVMQIEPLADKWKAFGWGVLTCNGNNIQELISTLNKAKQVSEKPTVVIAKTIMGKGVKSIEDDYRWHGRVPTKTELELFLKELY, from the coding sequence ATGACTTTTCAAAAATATCAATCAACTACCGAGCTGGAAAAAATCGCTTATTCCATCCGTAAAAATGTTTTAATAAGCCTGACTGAAGCAGGATCAGGACATACCGGAGGATCTCTTGGATTAACAGACATATTCACTGTTCTGTATTTTAATATCATGAATCATGATCCTGAGAATTCAAAATGGGAAGAACGGGACCGTTTGATTTTATCTATTGGACATGTTACCCCTGTGCATTATGCTACTCTTGCTGAAGCCGGATATTTCCCTGTCGAAGAATTATTAACCTTACGGAAACTGGGTACGCGTTTGCAAGGTCATCCCGGTCGTGAACATGGCTTACCCGGATTGGAATTATCTGCGGGTTCATTAGGACAAGGTTTGTCAGTTGCGGTTGGGATGGCGTTAGCAGATAAAATAGATAAAAAGAACAGAACCACATTCTGCATTTGTGGAGATGGCGAATTACAGGAAGGTTCCATTTGGGAAGCAGCCATGAGCGCATCTCATCACAAATTAAATAAACTAATAACTATTATAGATAGAAACAGGGTTCAAATTGATGGAAAAACGGAAGATGTAATGCAAATTGAACCGCTTGCCGACAAATGGAAGGCTTTTGGTTGGGGAGTTTTAACCTGTAACGGTAACAATATTCAGGAATTGATTTCAACCTTAAATAAAGCCAAACAAGTAAGCGAAAAACCTACTGTCGTTATTGCGAAAACCATAATGGGCAAGGGCGTAAAATCAATCGAAGATGATTATCGATGGCACGGAAGAGTGCCTACAAAAACAGAGCTTGAACTTTTCTTAAAAGAACTTTACTAA
- a CDS encoding NAD-dependent deacylase, translating to MSHSFSEAIDLIKKAKHIVAFTGAGISVESGIPPFRGAQGLWSKYDPQVLELYYFFDNPKESWTVIKEIFYDFFGKAKPNDAHKGLAILESKGFIKEIITQNIDNLHQEAGSKVVYEFHGNSQQLICTSCKSTYKAREINLNKLPPLCLKCNSLLKPNFIFFGEGIPQDAYHASLAAAKKADLFILIGTTGEVMPACQMPYIAKENGAKIIEINPETSKFTHTITDVILKEKASIAMNHIIKSL from the coding sequence GTTGCTTTTACGGGCGCAGGTATTTCTGTAGAAAGTGGCATCCCGCCATTTCGGGGTGCTCAGGGGTTATGGAGCAAATATGACCCTCAGGTTTTAGAACTTTATTATTTTTTTGACAATCCGAAAGAATCGTGGACCGTTATTAAAGAAATTTTTTATGATTTTTTTGGGAAAGCCAAACCCAATGATGCCCATAAAGGACTTGCGATATTGGAATCAAAAGGTTTTATCAAAGAGATCATTACCCAGAACATTGACAACCTGCATCAGGAAGCAGGGAGCAAAGTTGTTTACGAATTTCATGGGAATTCACAACAATTGATTTGTACTTCTTGTAAATCCACTTATAAAGCACGTGAGATAAATCTAAATAAACTTCCGCCGCTTTGTTTAAAATGCAATTCATTGCTAAAACCCAATTTTATCTTTTTTGGGGAAGGAATTCCTCAGGATGCTTATCATGCGTCATTAGCTGCAGCAAAAAAAGCTGATCTTTTTATTTTAATTGGAACCACAGGCGAGGTGATGCCAGCCTGTCAAATGCCCTATATAGCAAAAGAAAATGGCGCAAAAATTATCGAAATAAATCCTGAAACATCAAAATTTACGCATACGATTACCGATGTTATTTTAAAAGAGAAAGCATCAATCGCCATGAATCATATTATTAAATCATTATGA
- a CDS encoding DUF456 domain-containing protein, protein MDFIWIIVGILLILIGIAGAIVPGIPGPIVSFFGLLVLQLRTNPAFSESLLFILGFIAIVVTILDYVVPIWGTKKFGGTKMGVRGSTVGLIVGIIGLPILGIVIGPIGIIGIILGPFVGAFIGESMAGSDSTKAWRSAIGSFIGFMAGTFMKLVYSLVVAYYFVIGLM, encoded by the coding sequence ATGGATTTTATCTGGATCATAGTGGGTATTTTACTCATTTTAATTGGCATTGCAGGTGCTATCGTTCCCGGTATTCCCGGACCAATTGTTAGTTTTTTTGGATTGTTGGTACTACAACTTAGAACCAATCCTGCTTTTAGCGAAAGTTTACTTTTTATTCTCGGTTTTATCGCAATAGTGGTTACCATACTCGATTATGTGGTACCTATTTGGGGAACTAAAAAGTTTGGGGGAACTAAAATGGGTGTCAGGGGAAGCACAGTTGGATTAATCGTAGGCATTATTGGACTACCAATACTTGGCATCGTGATAGGACCAATTGGGATTATAGGGATAATTTTAGGCCCTTTTGTTGGAGCATTCATTGGTGAATCGATGGCTGGTAGTGACTCAACCAAAGCTTGGCGTTCTGCCATTGGATCATTCATTGGATTTATGGCCGGAACATTTATGAAGCTGGTTTATTCGTTGGTTGTTGCATATTATTTTGTGATTGGATTAATGTAA
- the nikR gene encoding nickel-responsive transcriptional regulator NikR translates to MQVKRFGVSLEDELLKKLDRLVEDQKFPNRSQAIRYLIKKDLVENEWEGNEEVAGAIVLVYDHHKRNLQNESTEVQHDYHHLILSVQHVHLNHDNCLETITVKGKASELIDLSNKLIAIKGIKHGQLVMSTTN, encoded by the coding sequence ATGCAAGTAAAACGATTTGGGGTTTCCCTGGAAGATGAACTATTAAAAAAGCTTGATCGCTTGGTAGAAGATCAAAAATTCCCAAATAGATCACAGGCCATCCGATATCTAATCAAAAAAGACTTAGTTGAAAATGAATGGGAAGGCAATGAAGAAGTGGCCGGAGCCATCGTATTGGTTTATGATCACCATAAACGCAATTTACAGAATGAATCAACCGAAGTGCAGCACGATTACCATCATTTAATTCTTTCGGTGCAACATGTGCATTTAAATCATGATAATTGTTTAGAAACCATTACTGTTAAAGGAAAAGCATCTGAATTGATCGACCTGTCAAATAAGCTGATCGCCATTAAAGGGATCAAACATGGTCAGTTGGTAATGAGTACTACAAACTAA
- the truA gene encoding tRNA pseudouridine(38-40) synthase TruA — MHLAYKGTGFHGWQFQVNAPTVQQSVTIGLQTLLDKEINITGCGRTDTGVHANNFYAHFDIDREICDEERINLCFKLNRFLPPEIAVFSIEPVKENAHARFDALSRTYKYYINRRKDPFMDDYSFYLFGDLDIELMNKAAFEMIAYDDFTSFSKLHTQTKTNNCKIFNAKWEEVGHKLIFTIKADRFLRNMVRAIVGTLLEVGQRKITIEEFKNIIERRNRNEAGYSVPAKALFLEEVEYPESIFSKLKKESEI, encoded by the coding sequence ATGCATCTGGCCTATAAGGGAACGGGCTTTCATGGTTGGCAATTTCAAGTAAATGCACCAACTGTTCAGCAGTCTGTTACCATTGGTTTACAAACACTTCTTGACAAAGAAATTAATATAACAGGCTGTGGCCGTACAGATACCGGGGTACATGCCAATAATTTTTATGCCCATTTTGATATCGATCGGGAGATTTGTGATGAAGAACGGATAAATTTGTGCTTTAAACTGAATAGGTTTCTTCCGCCAGAAATCGCTGTTTTTAGTATTGAACCGGTTAAAGAGAATGCCCATGCACGATTCGATGCTTTATCCCGAACTTATAAATACTATATCAATCGCAGAAAAGATCCTTTTATGGATGATTATTCATTTTATTTATTTGGTGATTTGGATATTGAATTGATGAACAAGGCTGCATTTGAAATGATTGCTTATGATGATTTTACGAGTTTTTCAAAATTGCATACACAAACAAAAACCAATAATTGTAAAATTTTTAATGCGAAATGGGAAGAAGTGGGCCATAAATTGATTTTCACTATCAAAGCTGATCGATTCTTGAGAAATATGGTAAGGGCAATTGTGGGGACTTTATTGGAGGTGGGGCAACGTAAAATCACCATAGAAGAATTCAAAAACATCATTGAACGCAGAAACCGGAACGAAGCAGGTTACTCAGTTCCGGCGAAGGCCTTGTTTTTAGAGGAAGTGGAATATCCGGAATCTATTTTCAGTAAATTAAAAAAAGAGTCAGAAATCTGA
- a CDS encoding serine hydrolase: protein MKNRIYSIGLILIMVAFATTNLTAKETLKKTTAELDNYYETALKKWNVPGMAIAIVKDNQVIYAKGFGVKNICTGEAVDENSLFAIASNTKAFTAAGIAMLVEEGKLSWDDKVTKYLPWFELYSPYVTHEMNIRDLLSHRSGLRTFSGDLIWYGTDYSREEIVKRAKFLEPAFGFREKYGYQNIMFIAAGLVIEKVSGMSWEDFMQQRIFDPLQMDRTVTSIAKLDLKGNYTTPHNDYEGKLITIPYLNWDNAAPVGGILSSVADLSKWMLLQLNHGIIGADTLFTAKSQHEMWQAHTAQTVSAFSEKMFPSTHFKAYGLGWALMDYQGRKIVSHGGGYDGMISRTVLVPEENLGFVILTNSNNSISTPLMYKTLDMFLSDEKTDWSETMFVQDNRTDNRDPEEGRIKNTSPSLDLKEYTGIYGGKIYGNTEVTLVNGQLILEMKHTKIFKGSLTHWHYNTFEIEFKEVPSLPKGKVQFKLDADGKVEELIIDVPNPDFDFTELDFKKLK, encoded by the coding sequence ATGAAAAATAGAATTTACAGTATTGGGCTAATACTAATAATGGTTGCATTCGCTACAACCAATCTAACTGCCAAAGAAACCTTAAAGAAAACGACGGCCGAACTGGATAACTATTACGAAACAGCATTGAAAAAATGGAATGTTCCGGGAATGGCAATCGCAATCGTAAAAGACAATCAGGTGATTTATGCGAAAGGCTTTGGGGTTAAAAATATTTGTACGGGAGAAGCCGTCGATGAGAATTCATTGTTTGCCATCGCATCTAATACAAAGGCGTTCACTGCGGCCGGAATTGCGATGTTGGTTGAAGAAGGCAAACTATCATGGGATGATAAAGTCACAAAATATTTGCCTTGGTTCGAGCTTTACAGCCCGTACGTTACACATGAAATGAATATCCGCGATTTATTAAGTCACCGATCAGGGTTAAGAACCTTTTCAGGCGACTTGATCTGGTACGGGACAGATTATAGCCGGGAAGAAATCGTAAAAAGAGCTAAATTCCTTGAACCTGCATTTGGATTCAGAGAAAAATACGGATACCAAAATATTATGTTTATTGCCGCAGGCCTTGTTATAGAAAAAGTAAGCGGAATGAGTTGGGAAGATTTTATGCAACAAAGAATTTTTGATCCACTGCAAATGGACAGAACAGTTACCAGTATTGCGAAACTTGATTTAAAAGGAAATTACACCACTCCTCATAATGATTATGAAGGAAAATTAATAACAATCCCTTATCTTAATTGGGATAATGCCGCTCCTGTAGGAGGAATTTTGTCAAGCGTTGCTGATCTTTCAAAATGGATGTTACTTCAACTGAATCATGGCATTATTGGTGCCGATACCCTTTTCACAGCCAAATCGCAACACGAAATGTGGCAGGCGCATACGGCACAAACGGTTAGTGCTTTTTCTGAGAAAATGTTTCCAAGTACCCATTTTAAAGCTTATGGTTTAGGGTGGGCATTGATGGATTATCAGGGAAGGAAAATTGTTTCTCACGGAGGTGGTTATGATGGTATGATCTCCAGAACAGTTCTGGTTCCGGAGGAAAATCTTGGATTTGTCATCCTGACAAATTCCAACAATTCCATTTCAACTCCGTTGATGTATAAAACACTTGATATGTTTTTGAGTGATGAAAAAACCGATTGGAGTGAAACGATGTTTGTTCAAGACAACAGGACGGATAACCGTGATCCTGAAGAAGGACGGATTAAAAACACCAGTCCAAGTCTGGATCTAAAAGAATATACGGGTATTTACGGGGGTAAAATATACGGAAATACTGAAGTGACTTTAGTTAACGGTCAATTAATTCTGGAAATGAAACATACCAAAATTTTCAAAGGATCATTAACCCATTGGCATTACAATACTTTTGAAATTGAATTTAAAGAGGTGCCTTCACTTCCAAAAGGAAAAGTTCAGTTCAAATTAGATGCAGATGGCAAGGTTGAAGAATTGATTATAGACGTCCCAAACCCTGATTTTGATTTTACTGAACTCGACTTTAAAAAGCTTAAATAG
- a CDS encoding transketolase family protein: protein MDYINRGNRSTKDGFGIGLLKLGEKHKNLIALGADITASVGVNYFAEKFPQRFFSLGIAEQNCIGVAAGLALSGKIPVFSTYGVFAALRTTDQIRISLCYNNVHVIIGGAHAGISVGPDGATHQALEDIAIMRVLPNMTVFSPCDATQTEQAIIAAVEQIKGPVYLRFGRAPVPDFINPDLEYIPEKAQTLKKGNDITLIATGHMVWEALQSAKILEEKGISTRVINIHTIKPIDKEVIINAAKETKAIVTLEEHQVQGGFGSAVAEVIVENYPVPLKMIGVQDRFGESGQPEELMIKYGLKAEIFTKDILHFINLTSSSI, encoded by the coding sequence ATGGATTATATCAACAGAGGTAATAGATCTACCAAAGATGGCTTTGGTATTGGACTTTTAAAATTGGGAGAGAAGCACAAAAATCTTATTGCTTTAGGAGCAGATATTACGGCTTCCGTAGGTGTAAATTATTTTGCAGAAAAATTTCCGCAACGATTTTTTTCTTTAGGCATAGCCGAACAAAATTGCATTGGCGTTGCTGCCGGATTAGCATTAAGTGGTAAAATTCCTGTTTTTAGCACTTATGGAGTTTTTGCAGCACTTCGCACCACCGATCAAATCCGTATTTCATTATGCTATAATAATGTACATGTCATTATTGGAGGAGCTCATGCGGGCATTTCTGTTGGTCCTGACGGAGCAACTCATCAGGCACTGGAAGATATTGCGATCATGCGGGTACTGCCAAACATGACCGTTTTTTCGCCTTGCGATGCAACACAAACTGAACAGGCCATTATAGCTGCAGTTGAACAAATTAAAGGTCCGGTTTATCTTCGGTTTGGGCGTGCTCCCGTTCCCGATTTTATAAATCCTGATTTAGAATACATTCCAGAAAAAGCCCAGACCTTAAAAAAAGGCAATGATATTACCTTAATAGCCACTGGGCATATGGTTTGGGAAGCTTTACAATCCGCAAAAATATTGGAAGAAAAGGGCATCTCGACCAGGGTGATCAATATTCACACCATCAAACCTATAGATAAAGAAGTAATCATTAATGCAGCTAAGGAAACCAAAGCCATCGTAACCCTGGAAGAACATCAGGTTCAGGGTGGATTTGGAAGTGCAGTTGCAGAAGTGATCGTTGAGAATTATCCTGTTCCTTTAAAAATGATTGGTGTGCAAGATCGTTTTGGTGAATCAGGTCAGCCGGAAGAATTAATGATAAAATATGGTTTGAAGGCTGAGATATTTACGAAAGACATCCTGCATTTTATTAATTTAACCTCAAGTTCGATCTAA